In Nicotiana tabacum cultivar K326 chromosome 17, ASM71507v2, whole genome shotgun sequence, one DNA window encodes the following:
- the LOC107826560 gene encoding chromatin remodeling protein EBS-like isoform X2 produces MAKTRPGKRDLDSYTIRRTNKVVRAGDCVLMRPSEGDTAPYVARVEKIEADNRNNIKVHVRWYYRPEESLGGRRQFHGAKELFLSDHYDVQSAHTIDGKCIVHSFKNYTKLENVGPEDYYCRFEYKAATGAFVPDRVAVYCKCEMPYNPDDLMVQCEECKDWYHPACVGLTSEQAKQIGDFVCSDCSSEDLKKSHNTYAASPLSNGKVEPKRQKR; encoded by the exons ATGGCCAAGACCCGACCTGGAAAACGTGACTTGGACTCTTACACCATTAGACGCACCAACAAAGTTGTCAGAG CTGGAGACTGTGTGTTGATGCGACCATCAGAAGGCGATACGGCTCCATATGTGGCACGTGTAGAAAAAATTGAAGCTGATAACCGGAACAATATAAAGGTGCATGTTAGATGGTATTACCGGCCAGAGGAGTCACTGGGAGGGCGGAGACAGTTTCATGGAGCAAAGGAGTTATTCTTGTCTGACCACTACGATGTCCAAAGTGCCCACACTATAGATGGGAAGTGCATTGTTCACTCTTTCAAGAACTATACTAAGCTTGAGAATGTTGGTCCGGAGGATTACTACTGCCGGTTTGAGTATAAAGCAGCAACCGGAGCTTTTGTGCCAGATCGTGTTGCAGT GTATTGCAAATGCGAGATGCCATATAACCCAGATGATTTAATGGTACAATGTGAGGAGTGCAAGGACTG GTATCATCCAGCCTGTGTGGGCCTGACTAGTGAACAAGCTAAACAAATAGGTGACTTTGTTTGTTCCGACTGCTCGTCCGAAGATCTGAAGAAGTCTCATAATACTTATGCTGCATCCCCTCTGTCTAATGGCAAG
- the LOC107826559 gene encoding homeobox protein knotted-1-like LET6 isoform X1: protein MEGGGSSGNTSCLMGYNGDDNNNNSGNAALCPPPMMMMMMPPPINNNNAESSNNIGGNNNNNILFLPFMDNNNNNPHEDANCSSTSIKSKIMAHPHYPRLLSAYVNCQKIGAPPEVVARLEEVCATSATIGRNSGGIIGEDPALDQFMEAYCEMLTKYEQELSKPFKEAMVFLSRIECQFKALTLTSSCESVAALGEAIDRNGSSEEEVDVNNGFIDPQAEDQELKGQLLRKYSGYLGSLKQEFMKKRKKGKLPKEARQQLLDWWTRHYKWPYPSESQKLALAESTGLDQKQINNWFINQRKRHWKPSEDMQFVVMDAAHPHYYMDNVLGNPFPMDMTPTLL, encoded by the exons ATGGAGGGGGGTGGTTCTAGTGGAAATACTTCATGTTTAATGGGTTATAATGGagatgacaacaacaacaacagtggaaATGCAGCCCTATGTCCTCCtccaatgatgatgatgatgatgcctccTCCTATTAATAATAACAATGCAGAAAGCAGCAATAATAttggtggcaacaacaacaacaatatcctgTTTCTTCCTTTCatggacaacaacaacaataatccaCATGAAGACGCAAACTGTTCTTCTACTTCCATCAAGTCTAAGATTATGGCTCATCCTCACTACCCTCGTCTCTTGTCTGCTTATGTCAATTGTCAAAAG ATAGGAGCTCCGCCGGAAGTGGTGGCAAGGCTAGAGGAAGTATGTGCCACGTCAGCTACAATAGGCCGTAACAGTGGCGGCATTATCGGAGAAGATCCAGCGCTAGATCAGTTCATGGAAGCTTACTGTGAAATGCTGACAAAATATGAACAAGAACTCTCAAAACCCTTTAAGGAAGCCATGGTTTTTCTCTCAAGAATTGAGTGCCAGTTCAAAGCTCTCACTCTTACTTCCTCCTGTGAATCTG TTGCAGCTCTTGGTGAGGCAATCGATAGAAATGGATCATCTGAAGAGGAGGTTGATGTGAATAATGGTTTCATCGACCCTCAGGCTGAAGATCAAGAACTGAAAGGTCAATTGCTGCGCAAATACAGCGGTTACTTGGGTAGCCTTAAGCAGGAGTtcatgaagaagaggaagaaaggcAAACTGCctaaggaagcaaggcaacaactGCTGGACTGGTGGACCAGACATTACAAATGGCCATATCCATCG GAATCCCAGAAGCTGGCACTTGCTGAATCTACAGGATTGGACCAGAAGCAAATAAACAACTGGTTTATCAACCAAAGAAAAAGGCACTGGAAACCTTCAGAGGATATGCAGTTTGTGGTAATGGATGCTGCTCATCCACATTACTATATGGACAATGTTCTGGGTAATCCTTTCCCAATGGATATGACACCAACTCTCCTCTAA
- the LOC107826560 gene encoding chromatin remodeling protein EBS-like isoform X1: MAKTRPGKRDLDSYTIRRTNKVVRAGDCVLMRPSEGDTAPYVARVEKIEADNRNNIKVHVRWYYRPEESLGGRRQFHGAKELFLSDHYDVQSAHTIDGKCIVHSFKNYTKLENVGPEDYYCRFEYKAATGAFVPDRVAVYCKCEMPYNPDDLMVQCEECKDWYHPACVGLTSEQAKQIGDFVCSDCSSEDLKKSHNTYAASPLSNGKDSCY, encoded by the exons ATGGCCAAGACCCGACCTGGAAAACGTGACTTGGACTCTTACACCATTAGACGCACCAACAAAGTTGTCAGAG CTGGAGACTGTGTGTTGATGCGACCATCAGAAGGCGATACGGCTCCATATGTGGCACGTGTAGAAAAAATTGAAGCTGATAACCGGAACAATATAAAGGTGCATGTTAGATGGTATTACCGGCCAGAGGAGTCACTGGGAGGGCGGAGACAGTTTCATGGAGCAAAGGAGTTATTCTTGTCTGACCACTACGATGTCCAAAGTGCCCACACTATAGATGGGAAGTGCATTGTTCACTCTTTCAAGAACTATACTAAGCTTGAGAATGTTGGTCCGGAGGATTACTACTGCCGGTTTGAGTATAAAGCAGCAACCGGAGCTTTTGTGCCAGATCGTGTTGCAGT GTATTGCAAATGCGAGATGCCATATAACCCAGATGATTTAATGGTACAATGTGAGGAGTGCAAGGACTG GTATCATCCAGCCTGTGTGGGCCTGACTAGTGAACAAGCTAAACAAATAGGTGACTTTGTTTGTTCCGACTGCTCGTCCGAAGATCTGAAGAAGTCTCATAATACTTATGCTGCATCCCCTCTGTCTAATGGCAAG GACTCTTGTTATTAG
- the LOC107826559 gene encoding homeobox protein knotted-1-like LET6 isoform X2, with the protein MEGGGSSGNTSCLMGYNGDDNNNNSGNAALCPPPMMMMMMPPPINNNNAESSNNIGGNNNNNILFLPFMDNNNNNPHEDANCSSTSIKSKIMAHPHYPRLLSAYVNCQKIGAPPEVVARLEEVCATSATIGRNSGGIIGEDPALDQFMEAYCEMLTKYEQELSKPFKEAMVFLSRIECQFKALTLTSSCESALGEAIDRNGSSEEEVDVNNGFIDPQAEDQELKGQLLRKYSGYLGSLKQEFMKKRKKGKLPKEARQQLLDWWTRHYKWPYPSESQKLALAESTGLDQKQINNWFINQRKRHWKPSEDMQFVVMDAAHPHYYMDNVLGNPFPMDMTPTLL; encoded by the exons ATGGAGGGGGGTGGTTCTAGTGGAAATACTTCATGTTTAATGGGTTATAATGGagatgacaacaacaacaacagtggaaATGCAGCCCTATGTCCTCCtccaatgatgatgatgatgatgcctccTCCTATTAATAATAACAATGCAGAAAGCAGCAATAATAttggtggcaacaacaacaacaatatcctgTTTCTTCCTTTCatggacaacaacaacaataatccaCATGAAGACGCAAACTGTTCTTCTACTTCCATCAAGTCTAAGATTATGGCTCATCCTCACTACCCTCGTCTCTTGTCTGCTTATGTCAATTGTCAAAAG ATAGGAGCTCCGCCGGAAGTGGTGGCAAGGCTAGAGGAAGTATGTGCCACGTCAGCTACAATAGGCCGTAACAGTGGCGGCATTATCGGAGAAGATCCAGCGCTAGATCAGTTCATGGAAGCTTACTGTGAAATGCTGACAAAATATGAACAAGAACTCTCAAAACCCTTTAAGGAAGCCATGGTTTTTCTCTCAAGAATTGAGTGCCAGTTCAAAGCTCTCACTCTTACTTCCTCCTGTGAATCTG CTCTTGGTGAGGCAATCGATAGAAATGGATCATCTGAAGAGGAGGTTGATGTGAATAATGGTTTCATCGACCCTCAGGCTGAAGATCAAGAACTGAAAGGTCAATTGCTGCGCAAATACAGCGGTTACTTGGGTAGCCTTAAGCAGGAGTtcatgaagaagaggaagaaaggcAAACTGCctaaggaagcaaggcaacaactGCTGGACTGGTGGACCAGACATTACAAATGGCCATATCCATCG GAATCCCAGAAGCTGGCACTTGCTGAATCTACAGGATTGGACCAGAAGCAAATAAACAACTGGTTTATCAACCAAAGAAAAAGGCACTGGAAACCTTCAGAGGATATGCAGTTTGTGGTAATGGATGCTGCTCATCCACATTACTATATGGACAATGTTCTGGGTAATCCTTTCCCAATGGATATGACACCAACTCTCCTCTAA